One stretch of Streptomyces zhihengii DNA includes these proteins:
- a CDS encoding acyl-CoA synthetase: protein MTGAHHNTVDSLVRRSARRNPERTAVRYADRTWTYAELDTAVSTAAAVLADHGLAPGERVAAYGHNSDAYLIAFLACARAGLVHVPVNQNLTGDDLAYVLSQSGSALVLADPALASRLPDGTPVRALRESDDSLLAALSSPRPFTPDREPASEDLVQLLYTSGTTALPKGAMMTHRALVHEYVSAMTALDLHATDRPVHALPLYHSAQMHVFLLPYLAVGAENTLLDAPDAGQIFDLVEAGRADSLFAPPTVWIGLANHPDFGARDLTALRKAYYGASIMPVPVLERLRTRLPGLAFYNCFGQSEIGPLATVLGPGEHEGRMDSCGRPVLFVEAKVVDEDGEEVPDGTPGEVVYRSPQLCEGYWDKPEETEEAFRGGWFHSGDLAVRDAQGYFTVVDRVKDVINSGGVLVASRQVEDALYTHPAVAETAVVGLPDDRWIEAVTAVVVTREETTEAELIAHARERLPHFKAPKRIVFTDALPRNASGKILKRELRDRFAQG from the coding sequence ATGACAGGCGCTCACCACAACACGGTCGACTCCCTCGTACGCCGCAGTGCCCGGCGGAACCCGGAGCGCACCGCGGTCCGCTACGCCGACCGCACCTGGACGTACGCCGAGCTCGACACCGCCGTCTCCACCGCGGCGGCCGTCCTCGCGGACCACGGCCTCGCACCCGGCGAGCGCGTCGCCGCCTACGGCCACAACTCCGACGCCTACCTGATCGCCTTCCTCGCCTGCGCCCGCGCCGGACTCGTGCACGTCCCGGTCAACCAGAACCTCACCGGCGACGATCTCGCCTACGTGCTCTCCCAGTCGGGCTCCGCCCTGGTCCTCGCCGACCCCGCCCTCGCGTCACGGCTGCCCGACGGGACGCCGGTGCGGGCGCTGCGGGAGAGCGACGACTCCCTGCTGGCCGCGCTGTCCTCGCCCCGCCCGTTCACGCCCGACCGCGAACCGGCCTCCGAGGACCTCGTCCAGCTCCTCTACACCTCCGGCACCACCGCGCTGCCCAAGGGCGCGATGATGACCCACCGGGCCCTCGTCCACGAGTACGTCAGCGCGATGACCGCCCTCGACCTGCACGCCACCGACCGCCCCGTGCACGCGCTGCCGCTCTACCACTCGGCGCAGATGCACGTCTTCCTGCTGCCCTACCTCGCCGTCGGCGCGGAGAACACCCTGCTGGACGCGCCCGACGCCGGACAGATCTTCGACCTCGTGGAGGCCGGCCGCGCCGACAGCCTCTTCGCTCCGCCCACCGTCTGGATCGGCCTGGCCAACCACCCCGACTTCGGCGCCCGCGACCTGACCGCGCTGCGCAAGGCGTACTACGGCGCCTCGATCATGCCCGTGCCCGTCCTGGAGCGGCTGCGGACGCGGCTGCCCGGACTCGCCTTCTACAACTGCTTCGGCCAGTCCGAGATCGGCCCCCTCGCCACCGTCCTCGGCCCCGGCGAGCACGAGGGCCGGATGGACTCCTGCGGCCGGCCCGTCCTCTTCGTCGAGGCGAAGGTCGTCGACGAGGACGGCGAGGAGGTCCCCGACGGCACCCCCGGCGAGGTCGTCTACCGCTCCCCGCAGCTCTGCGAGGGCTACTGGGACAAGCCCGAGGAGACCGAGGAGGCCTTCCGCGGCGGCTGGTTCCACTCCGGCGACCTCGCCGTGCGCGACGCCCAGGGCTACTTCACCGTGGTCGACCGGGTGAAGGACGTCATCAACTCCGGGGGCGTGCTCGTCGCCTCCCGCCAGGTCGAGGACGCCCTCTACACCCACCCGGCCGTCGCCGAGACGGCCGTCGTCGGCCTCCCCGACGACCGCTGGATCGAGGCGGTGACGGCCGTGGTCGTCACCCGCGAGGAGACCACCGAGGCGGAACTGATCGCCCACGCCCGCGAACGGCTGCCCCACTTCAAGGCCCCCAAGCGGATCGTCTTCACCGACGCCCTCCCGCGCAACGCCAGCGGCAAGATCCTCAAGCGCGAGCTGCGCGACCGCTTCGCGCAGGGGTAG
- the paaK gene encoding phenylacetate--CoA ligase PaaK, translating into MTDWSDAAERLGREELEALQLERLRTTLRHAYDNVGFYRDAFDKAGVRPEDCRTLADLARFPFTAKTDLRDHYPFGMFAVDRSRVRRIHASSGTTGRPTVVGYTERDLDTWADVVARSLRAAGARPGHTVHIAYGYGLFTGGLGAHYGAERLGCTVVPASGGMTARQVQLIQDFRPEIIMVTPSYMLTLLDEFERQGVDPRGTSLKVGVFGAEPWTEGMRREIEERFAIDAVDIYGLSEVMGPGVAQESVDAKDGFLHVWEDHFYPEIVDPFTGEVLPDGERGELVFTSLTKEAMPVVRYRTRDLTRLLPGTARPFRRMEKVTGRSDDMIILRGVNLFPTQIEEIVLRTAHVAPHFQLRLTREGRLDALTVRVEARPEATGDQRAEAARAVTAAVKDGIGVSAAVEVVAPETLERSVGKIRRIVDLRREGGA; encoded by the coding sequence ATGACGGACTGGTCGGACGCGGCGGAGCGGCTCGGGCGCGAGGAGCTCGAAGCACTGCAACTGGAGCGCCTGCGCACCACCCTCCGGCACGCGTACGACAACGTCGGCTTCTACCGCGACGCCTTCGACAAGGCCGGGGTGCGCCCGGAGGACTGCCGGACGCTCGCGGACCTCGCACGCTTCCCGTTCACGGCCAAGACCGATCTGCGCGACCACTACCCGTTCGGGATGTTCGCCGTCGACCGCTCGCGGGTGCGCCGCATCCACGCCTCCAGCGGGACCACCGGGCGGCCGACGGTGGTCGGCTACACCGAGCGGGACCTGGACACCTGGGCCGACGTCGTCGCCCGGTCCCTGCGGGCCGCCGGCGCCCGCCCGGGCCACACCGTCCACATCGCCTACGGGTACGGGCTGTTCACCGGCGGCCTGGGCGCCCACTACGGCGCCGAGCGGCTCGGCTGCACGGTCGTCCCGGCCTCCGGCGGCATGACGGCACGGCAGGTGCAGCTCATCCAGGACTTCCGCCCCGAGATCATCATGGTGACGCCCTCGTACATGCTCACCCTGCTCGACGAGTTCGAGCGCCAGGGCGTCGATCCGCGCGGCACCTCGCTGAAGGTCGGCGTCTTCGGCGCGGAGCCGTGGACGGAGGGGATGCGGCGCGAGATCGAGGAGCGCTTCGCCATCGACGCGGTCGACATATACGGGCTATCCGAGGTGATGGGCCCCGGCGTGGCCCAGGAGTCCGTGGACGCCAAGGACGGGTTCCTCCATGTCTGGGAGGACCACTTCTACCCGGAGATCGTGGACCCGTTCACCGGCGAGGTCCTGCCGGACGGGGAGCGGGGGGAGCTGGTGTTCACCTCGCTCACCAAGGAGGCCATGCCCGTCGTGCGGTACCGCACCCGGGACCTGACCCGGCTGCTGCCGGGCACGGCGCGCCCGTTCCGGCGGATGGAGAAGGTGACGGGACGCAGCGACGACATGATCATCCTGCGCGGGGTGAACCTCTTCCCCACCCAGATCGAGGAGATCGTGCTGCGCACCGCCCATGTGGCACCGCACTTCCAGCTCCGGCTCACCCGGGAGGGCCGCCTCGACGCGCTCACCGTGCGGGTGGAGGCGCGGCCGGAGGCGACGGGCGACCAGCGTGCCGAGGCCGCCCGCGCCGTCACCGCCGCCGTGAAGGACGGCATCGGCGTCTCGGCCGCCGTCGAGGTCGTGGCCCCGGAGACCCTGGAGCGCTCGGTCGGCAAGATCCGCCGCATCGTGGACCTCCGCCGGGAGGGCGGCGCCTGA
- a CDS encoding VOC family protein, which yields MPQPEGAALEAIRARREELRSRYLHAPADRPVSSARGVHHVAFICRDVEETIRFYQEFLGFPLVEIVENRDYRGSTHFFFDIGNNNLLGFFDFPGHDHPPATETVGGVQHLALSVDVQQYTAARKALDAAGVEYLGPDRGVEDSLYLHDPNGVPLELYRERLGIFDGEQILETAVDD from the coding sequence ATGCCGCAGCCCGAGGGAGCCGCGCTGGAGGCGATCCGCGCCCGCCGCGAGGAACTGCGCAGCCGCTATCTGCACGCCCCCGCCGACCGCCCGGTCAGCTCCGCGCGCGGCGTGCACCACGTCGCGTTCATCTGCCGCGACGTCGAGGAGACCATCCGCTTCTACCAGGAGTTCCTCGGCTTCCCGCTGGTGGAGATCGTGGAGAACCGCGACTACCGGGGCTCCACCCACTTCTTCTTCGACATCGGCAACAACAACCTGCTCGGCTTCTTCGACTTCCCCGGCCACGACCACCCGCCGGCCACCGAGACCGTCGGTGGTGTCCAGCACCTCGCGCTCTCCGTGGACGTCCAGCAGTACACGGCCGCCCGCAAGGCCCTCGACGCCGCGGGCGTCGAGTACCTCGGCCCCGACCGCGGTGTGGAGGACAGCCTCTACCTCCACGACCCCAACGGGGTGCCGCTGGAGCTCTACCGGGAGCGGCTCGGCATCTTCGACGGCGAGCAGATCCTGGAGACCGCGGTCGACGACTGA
- a CDS encoding glycoside hydrolase family 95 protein yields MLWYRRPAEDWERESLPVGNGALGASVYGTLRAERLTVNEKSLWTGGPGSAEGYDHGNGTTPGALAAVQGRLEGEGTLPPPAVAAALGRPRRGYGAYQVLGDLLIAVPGAPAVPDASYRRSLDLATALARVGYTHQGATWTREFLASHPAGVIAGRFHADRPGRTGFTLSHTSPHADRTVTADGDRLTVRGRLADNGLRFEAQIRVVAQGGTVTAGPDGTLTVSGADSAHFVLAAGTDYADTYPAYRGPDPHATVTATVDAAAALPWARLRADHVADHGALFGRVSLDIGQRPPDRPTDELLASYTGGTAPADRALEALSFQYGRYLLIASSRAGSLPANLQGVWNDSTAPPWAGDYHTNINLQMNYWPAEVTALPETTVPYDRFVEALRAPGRVTAREMFGAPGWVVHNETNPYGFTGVHDWATAFWFPEAAAWLTQQLYEHHRFSGCTDYLRDTAYPVMKEAAVFWLAALRTDPRDGTLVVTPGYSPEHGDFTAGPAMSQQIVHDLFTSTLEASRTLGDDPGFRRRLKDALDRLDPGLRIGSWGQLQEWKEDLDDPDDTHRHVSHLFALHPGRQITPGSRWAEAAAVSLTARGDGGTGWSRAWRLAFWARLHDGDRAHAMLRGQLRTSTLPNLWDNHPPFQLDGNFGATAGIAEMLLQSHHGAVEILPALPAVWPGGEVRGLRARGGVRVDIAWSAGAARRVVLRAERTGTLTVRSTLFASGERVLDVRAGESYTLTAGG; encoded by the coding sequence CTGCTCTGGTACCGGCGACCCGCGGAGGACTGGGAACGCGAATCCCTCCCCGTCGGCAACGGCGCCCTCGGCGCGAGCGTGTACGGGACGCTCCGCGCCGAACGCCTCACCGTCAACGAGAAGTCGTTGTGGACCGGCGGCCCCGGCTCCGCGGAGGGCTACGACCACGGCAACGGGACCACCCCCGGCGCCCTCGCCGCAGTGCAGGGGCGGCTGGAGGGCGAGGGGACGCTCCCGCCCCCGGCCGTCGCCGCCGCCCTCGGCCGCCCCCGGCGCGGCTACGGCGCCTACCAGGTCCTCGGCGACCTCCTGATCGCCGTGCCCGGCGCGCCCGCCGTCCCCGACGCCTCGTACCGCCGCAGCCTCGACCTCGCCACCGCGCTGGCCCGCGTCGGCTACACCCATCAAGGCGCCACCTGGACAAGGGAGTTCCTCGCCTCCCACCCCGCCGGGGTGATCGCGGGCCGCTTCCACGCGGACCGGCCCGGCCGCACCGGCTTCACCCTGAGCCACACCTCCCCGCACGCCGACCGGACCGTCACCGCCGACGGCGACCGGCTCACCGTGCGCGGCCGCCTCGCCGACAACGGGCTGCGGTTCGAGGCCCAGATCCGGGTGGTCGCACAGGGCGGCACCGTGACCGCCGGGCCCGACGGCACCCTCACCGTGAGCGGCGCGGACAGCGCCCACTTCGTCCTCGCCGCCGGCACCGACTACGCCGACACCTACCCGGCGTACCGGGGGCCCGACCCCCACGCCACCGTCACCGCGACCGTCGACGCCGCCGCGGCGCTGCCCTGGGCGCGACTGCGCGCCGACCATGTGGCCGACCACGGCGCCCTGTTCGGCCGGGTGTCGCTCGACATCGGGCAGCGGCCCCCGGACCGGCCCACCGACGAACTGCTCGCCTCCTACACCGGCGGCACCGCCCCTGCCGACCGCGCCCTGGAGGCGCTCAGCTTCCAGTACGGGCGCTACCTGCTCATCGCCTCCTCACGCGCCGGCTCCCTGCCCGCCAACCTCCAGGGCGTGTGGAACGACTCCACCGCCCCGCCCTGGGCGGGGGACTACCACACCAACATCAACCTCCAGATGAACTACTGGCCCGCCGAGGTCACCGCGCTCCCCGAGACGACCGTGCCCTACGACCGTTTCGTCGAGGCCCTGCGGGCGCCCGGCCGCGTCACGGCACGCGAGATGTTCGGGGCCCCCGGCTGGGTCGTCCACAACGAGACCAACCCGTACGGCTTCACCGGCGTCCACGACTGGGCCACCGCGTTCTGGTTCCCCGAGGCCGCCGCCTGGCTCACCCAGCAGCTCTACGAGCACCACCGCTTCTCCGGCTGCACGGACTACCTGCGCGACACCGCCTACCCCGTCATGAAGGAGGCCGCCGTCTTCTGGCTGGCCGCCCTGCGCACCGATCCGCGGGACGGCACCCTGGTCGTCACCCCCGGCTACTCGCCCGAGCACGGTGACTTCACCGCCGGCCCCGCCATGTCCCAGCAGATCGTCCACGACCTGTTCACCAGCACCCTGGAGGCGTCCCGCACCCTCGGCGACGACCCCGGCTTCCGCCGCCGGCTCAAGGACGCGCTGGACCGGCTCGACCCGGGGCTGCGCATCGGATCGTGGGGCCAGCTCCAGGAGTGGAAGGAGGACCTCGACGACCCGGACGACACCCACCGGCACGTGTCCCACCTCTTCGCCCTCCACCCCGGGCGGCAGATCACTCCCGGCAGCCGCTGGGCCGAGGCCGCCGCGGTGTCCCTGACGGCGCGCGGCGACGGCGGCACCGGCTGGTCCCGGGCCTGGCGGCTCGCCTTCTGGGCCCGGCTCCACGACGGCGACCGCGCCCACGCCATGCTCCGCGGGCAACTGCGGACCTCCACCCTGCCCAACCTGTGGGACAACCACCCGCCGTTCCAGCTCGACGGGAACTTCGGCGCCACCGCGGGGATCGCCGAGATGCTGCTCCAGAGCCACCACGGAGCCGTCGAGATCCTGCCCGCCCTGCCCGCCGTCTGGCCCGGGGGCGAGGTGCGCGGACTGCGGGCGCGCGGCGGCGTCCGTGTGGACATCGCCTGGTCGGCCGGTGCGGCCCGCCGGGTCGTGCTGAGGGCGGAGCGCACCGGCACCCTGACCGTGCGCTCCACCCTCTTCGCCTCGGGGGAACGGGTGCTCGACGTGCGGGCCGGCGAGAGCTACACGCTGACCGCCGGCGGCTGA
- a CDS encoding terpene synthase family protein, whose product MAQPFVLPDFYVPYPARLNPHTEEARRHTTDWARRMGMLEGSGIWEQSDLDAHDYALLCGYTHPDCDAGALSLVTDWYVWVFFFDDHFLEIFKRTQDRAGGRAYLERLPAFMPMDGTAAMPDPVNPVEAGLADLWRRTVPAMSPAWRARFAEATRNLLNESMWELSNINEGRIANPVEYIEMRRKVGGAPWSAGLVEYAAGAEVPARVAGSRPLRVLRDTFSDAVHLRNDLFSYQREVEEEGENSNGVLVLETFLGCTTQQAADAVNDLLTSRVQQFENTALTEVPALCLEEGLGPDESAAVAAYTKGLQDWQSGGHEWHLRSSRYMNEGLRESTSSAPRGSGGGPAPGLTGFGASALDIRALLGRPAEARLRTLTHRPRAVGPSLLPDLELPFPLSLSPHLDDARARSVEWAARTGLLNDIWDEARLTGFDFALCAAGLDPDATREELALSAQWLTWGTYGDDWYPIAYGRRRDLAGARAATERLKACMPVDDPAAGAAGAVTPLERGLADLWARTAGPMTASARETLRQAVAVMLESWLWELHNTAQHRVPDPVDYIEMRRLTFGSDLTMSLARLRQGDALPPGVRGSGPLRSLELAAMDVGWLVNDLFSYQKEIEYEGEIHNAVLVVETFFGCDYPTAAAMTAGLLESRLREFLHVKAHELPLLCEDLGVDDRVRSALGTYVRELEDWMAGVLNWHRHVRRYREEDLRGGAVPWRLGAPAGIGTSTARWPLPAQPPAVSV is encoded by the coding sequence ATGGCACAGCCCTTCGTACTGCCGGACTTCTACGTCCCGTATCCGGCACGGCTCAATCCGCACACCGAGGAGGCGCGGCGGCACACCACCGACTGGGCCCGGCGGATGGGAATGCTGGAGGGGTCCGGCATCTGGGAGCAGAGCGACCTCGATGCCCACGACTACGCGCTCCTGTGCGGGTACACCCACCCCGACTGCGACGCCGGGGCCCTGAGCCTGGTCACCGACTGGTACGTGTGGGTCTTCTTCTTCGACGACCACTTCCTGGAGATCTTCAAGCGGACGCAGGACCGGGCGGGCGGCCGGGCCTATCTGGAGCGGCTGCCCGCCTTCATGCCGATGGACGGCACGGCCGCGATGCCGGACCCGGTCAACCCGGTGGAGGCCGGCCTGGCGGACCTGTGGCGGCGCACCGTCCCGGCGATGTCCCCCGCCTGGCGCGCCAGGTTCGCCGAGGCGACGAGGAATCTGCTCAACGAGTCGATGTGGGAGCTGTCCAACATCAACGAGGGCCGGATCGCCAATCCGGTGGAGTACATCGAGATGCGGCGCAAGGTCGGCGGGGCGCCGTGGTCGGCCGGGCTGGTGGAGTACGCGGCGGGCGCGGAGGTGCCCGCCCGGGTGGCCGGCTCACGGCCGCTGCGGGTGCTGCGCGACACCTTCTCGGACGCGGTGCACCTGCGCAACGACCTGTTCTCCTACCAGCGCGAGGTCGAGGAGGAGGGCGAGAACAGCAACGGTGTCCTGGTGCTGGAGACCTTCCTCGGCTGCACCACGCAGCAGGCGGCCGACGCGGTCAACGACCTGCTGACCTCGCGGGTCCAGCAGTTCGAGAACACCGCGCTGACCGAGGTGCCGGCGCTCTGCCTGGAGGAGGGGCTGGGCCCGGACGAGAGCGCGGCGGTCGCCGCGTACACCAAGGGGCTCCAGGACTGGCAGTCCGGCGGCCACGAGTGGCATCTGCGCTCCAGCCGCTACATGAACGAGGGCCTTCGGGAGAGCACGTCATCGGCGCCGCGGGGCTCCGGCGGCGGGCCGGCCCCGGGGCTCACCGGATTCGGGGCGTCCGCGCTCGACATCCGGGCGCTCCTCGGCCGCCCCGCCGAGGCACGGCTGCGCACCCTGACCCACCGGCCGCGGGCGGTGGGGCCCTCGCTGCTGCCAGACCTGGAGCTGCCGTTCCCGCTGTCGCTCAGCCCGCATCTGGACGACGCCCGTGCCCGGTCCGTCGAATGGGCCGCCCGGACGGGCCTGCTGAACGACATCTGGGACGAGGCCCGGCTCACCGGCTTCGACTTCGCGCTCTGCGCGGCGGGGCTGGACCCGGACGCCACCCGGGAGGAACTGGCGCTCAGCGCCCAGTGGCTCACCTGGGGGACGTACGGCGACGACTGGTACCCCATCGCCTACGGACGGCGGCGCGACCTGGCCGGGGCGCGGGCGGCGACCGAGCGGCTGAAGGCGTGCATGCCGGTCGACGACCCGGCGGCGGGCGCGGCGGGGGCGGTCACCCCGCTGGAGCGCGGTCTCGCCGATCTGTGGGCGCGCACGGCGGGCCCGATGACGGCATCGGCGCGCGAGACGCTGCGTCAGGCGGTCGCCGTGATGCTGGAGAGCTGGCTGTGGGAGCTGCACAACACGGCGCAGCACCGGGTGCCCGATCCGGTGGACTACATCGAGATGCGGCGGCTGACGTTCGGTTCCGACCTCACCATGAGCCTCGCCCGGCTGCGGCAGGGGGACGCCCTGCCGCCCGGGGTGCGCGGGAGCGGACCGCTGCGGAGCCTGGAGCTCGCGGCCATGGATGTCGGCTGGCTGGTCAACGACCTCTTCTCGTACCAGAAGGAGATCGAGTACGAGGGCGAGATCCACAACGCGGTCCTGGTGGTGGAGACCTTCTTCGGCTGCGACTATCCGACGGCCGCCGCGATGACGGCCGGTCTGCTGGAGTCGCGGCTGCGGGAGTTCCTGCATGTGAAGGCGCACGAACTGCCGCTGCTCTGCGAGGACCTCGGGGTGGACGACCGGGTGAGGTCGGCTCTCGGCACCTACGTGCGGGAGTTGGAGGACTGGATGGCGGGCGTCCTCAACTGGCACCGCCACGTGCGGCGTTACCGGGAGGAGGACCTGCGCGGCGGCGCGGTCCCCTGGCGGCTGGGCGCCCCCGCGGGGATCGGCACCTCCACCGCGCGGTGGCCGCTGCCGGCTCAGCCGCCGGCGGTCAGCGTGTAG
- a CDS encoding N-acetylmuramoyl-L-alanine amidase: protein MQGSAPARPDLPRPRLRHARTVGAAAAVGALLLPLMSSGPAATAGPAASPSALQRAFDRAAEEYGVPGSVLLGVSYLQSRWDGHGGAASVTGGYGPMHLTDARTALAEAPHHSHGAEDARGDSARPARTVTDAALPDPARLPAQLRTLERAAGLTGIPAGELRESVAANVRGGAALLADAQRRLGLPLSEDPGDWYGAVARFSGADDTATATVYADDVFDVIRSGEARTTDDGQRMVLAADPGAAPDRTQAAALGLRTADASRTECPPTVACEWIPAPYEEFGEGDYGNHDKGDRPRSQSVEYIVVHDTEATWDTTLQLVQNPEYVSWQYSLRSSDGHIAQHVPLKDVAWHAGNWYVNAKSVGLEHEGFLVAPDAWYTEAMYRTSARLVRYLAHRFDIPLDRQHIIGHDNVPGTTTATIRGMHTDPGPYWDWAHYFRLLGRPLTPSAGPDSAVVTVRPAYDAHKPLYTGCVRAGEACAPHGSGAVRLHTGPGEDTPLVKDVGLRPDGADSTNGVNDTGARASTGQQYAVAERRGDWTAVWYLGQKAWFHNPRTQPTAVPSRGTLVTPREGLDRVPVYGRAYPEASAYPAGVPVQAVSPLPYTLGAGQRYVAGDRTPGEYLYAPKFDTSVHRVVRGQEEYVQIQFGHRVAFVKAADVRVVRR, encoded by the coding sequence TTGCAAGGATCCGCCCCCGCACGTCCCGACCTCCCCCGCCCCCGCCTCCGGCACGCACGGACCGTCGGCGCGGCCGCGGCCGTCGGTGCCCTGCTGCTGCCGCTGATGTCCTCGGGGCCCGCCGCGACCGCCGGCCCGGCCGCCTCGCCGAGCGCGCTCCAGCGCGCGTTCGACCGGGCCGCCGAGGAGTACGGCGTGCCGGGGAGCGTGCTGCTCGGTGTGTCGTACCTCCAGTCCCGCTGGGACGGGCACGGCGGCGCCGCCAGTGTCACCGGCGGCTACGGGCCGATGCATCTGACGGACGCCCGGACCGCGCTGGCCGAGGCCCCGCACCACAGCCACGGCGCGGAGGACGCGCGCGGCGACTCGGCCCGCCCGGCGCGGACCGTCACCGACGCGGCGCTGCCCGACCCGGCCCGGCTGCCGGCGCAGCTGCGGACCCTGGAGCGGGCCGCCGGCCTGACGGGGATCCCCGCCGGGGAGCTGCGGGAGAGCGTGGCGGCCAATGTGCGCGGCGGAGCGGCGCTGCTGGCCGACGCCCAGCGGCGGCTGGGGCTGCCGCTGAGCGAGGACCCGGGCGACTGGTACGGGGCGGTGGCGCGCTTCTCGGGAGCCGACGACACGGCCACGGCGACGGTCTACGCGGACGACGTCTTCGACGTGATCCGCTCGGGCGAGGCGCGCACCACCGACGACGGGCAGCGGATGGTGCTCGCGGCCGACCCCGGCGCGGCCCCCGACCGTACGCAGGCCGCGGCGCTCGGGCTGCGCACCGCGGACGCCTCGCGCACGGAGTGCCCGCCGACGGTGGCGTGCGAGTGGATCCCCGCGCCCTACGAGGAGTTCGGGGAGGGCGACTACGGCAACCACGACAAGGGGGACCGGCCGCGGTCGCAGTCGGTGGAGTACATCGTGGTCCACGACACGGAGGCCACCTGGGACACCACCCTCCAGCTCGTGCAGAACCCGGAGTACGTGTCGTGGCAGTACTCGCTGCGGTCGTCCGACGGGCACATCGCGCAGCACGTGCCGCTGAAGGACGTCGCCTGGCACGCGGGGAACTGGTACGTCAACGCCAAGTCGGTGGGCCTGGAGCACGAGGGCTTCCTGGTGGCCCCGGACGCCTGGTACACGGAGGCGATGTACCGGACGTCGGCCCGGCTGGTGCGCTATCTCGCGCACCGCTTCGACATCCCGCTGGACCGGCAGCACATCATCGGCCACGACAACGTGCCGGGCACCACGACCGCCACGATCCGCGGGATGCACACGGACCCGGGGCCGTACTGGGACTGGGCGCACTACTTCCGGCTGCTGGGCCGGCCGCTGACGCCCTCCGCGGGTCCGGACAGCGCCGTGGTCACCGTGCGTCCGGCGTACGACGCCCACAAGCCGCTGTACACGGGCTGCGTGCGGGCCGGCGAGGCCTGCGCGCCGCACGGCTCCGGCGCGGTGCGGCTGCACACCGGTCCGGGTGAGGACACCCCGCTGGTGAAGGACGTCGGTCTGCGCCCGGACGGCGCGGATTCGACGAACGGGGTGAACGACACGGGGGCGCGGGCCTCGACGGGCCAGCAGTACGCGGTGGCGGAGCGCCGCGGCGACTGGACGGCGGTCTGGTACCTGGGGCAGAAGGCGTGGTTCCACAATCCGCGCACCCAGCCGACCGCGGTTCCCTCGCGGGGGACGCTGGTGACGCCCCGGGAGGGCCTCGACCGGGTGCCGGTGTACGGGCGGGCGTACCCGGAGGCGTCGGCGTATCCGGCCGGGGTGCCGGTGCAGGCGGTCTCGCCGCTGCCGTACACCCTCGGGGCGGGGCAGCGGTACGTGGCGGGCGACCGGACACCGGGCGAGTACCTGTACGCACCGAAGTTCGACACGTCGGTCCACCGGGTGGTGCGCGGACAGGAGGAGTACGTCCAGATCCAGTTCGGGCACCGGGTGGCGTTCGTGAAGGCCGCCGATGTGCGGGTGGTGCGCAGGTGA
- a CDS encoding aminoglycoside phosphotransferase family protein — protein sequence MYTASSSVSAPSRLQQRTAVPAGSGPYPVPAQTGRARRPAGVVGQPLSGRIDLSGPQGAQLRKAVASVHRICPEFNPVQVLRRSGRSVLIVGTTGRTTAVAKCLLDHSPAWAERLRHEIASYRAFVRHRPPVRAPRLIAADPENCTLVIERMPGRPAALTRHPMEAPPRADLRAVLGAVVRLNSWRPPAGMFDAPLDYGSRISRYHELGLFTDRDLGDLQKLLHGVAQAGGRQGMGQFCHGDALLSNILLSPTGPVLVDWEHAGWYLPGYDLATLWSVLGDAPMARRQISQLAQQQGPAARDAFLVNLMLVLTREIRTYETAVQRTMREASPVTAAQHPASGMAAGEEQRLLLRRLHDDCALARRAVRAAVGTR from the coding sequence ATGTACACAGCATCGTCCTCCGTGTCCGCCCCGTCCCGGCTCCAGCAGCGCACCGCCGTCCCGGCCGGCTCCGGACCGTATCCCGTGCCCGCGCAGACCGGCCGGGCCCGCAGGCCCGCCGGCGTGGTGGGCCAGCCCCTCAGCGGGCGCATCGACCTCTCCGGCCCCCAGGGCGCGCAGCTCCGCAAGGCGGTCGCGTCGGTGCACCGGATCTGTCCGGAGTTCAACCCGGTGCAGGTGCTGCGCCGGAGCGGACGGTCCGTGCTGATCGTGGGGACGACCGGGCGAACGACCGCGGTGGCCAAGTGCTTACTGGACCACTCGCCGGCGTGGGCCGAGCGGCTGAGGCACGAAATAGCTTCCTACCGTGCGTTCGTGCGGCACCGTCCGCCGGTCCGGGCCCCGCGGCTGATCGCCGCGGACCCGGAGAACTGCACCCTGGTCATCGAGCGTATGCCCGGCCGCCCCGCGGCCCTGACCCGGCACCCGATGGAGGCACCGCCCCGCGCGGACCTGCGCGCGGTGCTGGGGGCGGTCGTCCGTCTCAACTCCTGGCGCCCGCCGGCCGGGATGTTCGACGCGCCGCTCGACTACGGCTCCCGGATCTCGCGCTATCACGAGCTCGGTCTCTTCACGGACCGTGATCTCGGCGACCTCCAGAAGCTGCTCCACGGCGTGGCCCAGGCGGGCGGACGCCAGGGGATGGGGCAGTTCTGCCACGGCGACGCCCTGCTGTCGAACATCCTCCTCTCCCCCACCGGCCCGGTGCTCGTCGACTGGGAGCACGCCGGCTGGTACCTGCCCGGCTACGACCTGGCGACGCTCTGGTCCGTCCTCGGGGACGCGCCGATGGCACGCCGTCAGATCAGCCAGCTCGCCCAGCAGCAGGGCCCCGCCGCGCGGGACGCGTTCCTGGTGAACCTGATGCTGGTGCTGACGCGGGAGATCCGGACGTACGAGACGGCCGTGCAGCGCACCATGCGGGAGGCGTCCCCGGTGACCGCCGCGCAGCACCCGGCCTCCGGGATGGCCGCCGGTGAGGAGCAGCGGCTGCTGCTGCGCCGGCTGCACGACGACTGCGCCCTCGCCCGCAGGGCGGTGCGTGCGGCGGTCGGGACCCGCTGA